Proteins found in one Mixophyes fleayi isolate aMixFle1 chromosome 8, aMixFle1.hap1, whole genome shotgun sequence genomic segment:
- the LOC142099130 gene encoding uncharacterized protein LOC142099130, with amino-acid sequence MDAAKSVHEEKGQNGPNSALPGNEPLNKQSTNSAKKNLEVTQLSHDHITLNKLHQDDLLLPNAPEGKTLDSSLDGNQEISDNITVLTEPMSGQLTKVPKQMSISPGKQYYADNQSTAKSEQSAIEKPEEPAEQESALTEGSVTGATEQSGELATPASKQFAVKKPFSDLLELTAVDKPTGDITTLVSGTGGSTPHVSEWTEGQAAQVCEQSEGQSTQGNEQSEGQTTQGCEQSEGQAAQGCEQSEGQAAEASKQTAIDKSNLDLSDQFVVDKQINEITQASGAWGSTVLESEQPEEPVTQGSELSEEPVSQGSEQPEEPVTQGSELSEEPVSQGSELSEEPVVQGSEQSEEPVTQGSELSEEPVTQGSELSEEPVVQGSELSEGPTSETPDESVVFEIRHRAPGRKIETNEVKQALGRSIPNVEDQGNVKTHFTMMRGLIALLVATFIFYILRRPVQSSDSNNSILQIFHDQFKTLKADFPGQSEDLWLRSGKMLEKHLNKSHPPEPATFILTAAQDGEQTLRCFSNHLAKTYALSRNARSFEVHGPSMAELNGITTKLQIDNDLSSGFESNIRAAVFSRLETLPPSSLLILYKYCDHEHAAFKNVALVLTVLLEEQSLNTDLSLTELEEKVKDFLWERFTTSDSIRSHHKIDSDKLSGVWSRISHLVLPVLPVEHIETGGCPLI; translated from the exons ATGGATGCAGCAAAATCAGTCCATGAAGAAAAGGGCCAAAATGGTCCAAATTCAGCATTACCTGGTAATGAACCTCTGAATAAACAATCAACTAATTCAGCAAAGAAAAACTTAGAGGTTACTCAGCTTTCACACGATCATATAACATTGAATAAGTTACACCAAGATGATCTTTTATTACCAAATGCTCCAGAAGGCAAGACTCTAGACTCATCACTGGATGGAAATCAAGAAATCAGTGATAATATAACTGTTCTCACAGAACCAATGTCAGGACAACTTACCAAAGTCCCAAAACAAATGAGTATCTCTCCTGGAAAACAGTACTACGCAGATAACCAAAGTACTGCTAAATCAGAACAGTCTGCCATTGAAAAGCCGGAGGAGCCGGCAGAACAGGAATCTGCACTGACAGAGGGGTCAGTGACAGGAGCAACTGAACAATCAGGGGAACTGGCGACACCGGCCTCTAAACAGTTTGCCGTTAAAAAGCCATTTTCAGATTTATTAGAACTAACTGCTGTAGACAAACCAACTGGCGACATAACAACACTGGTGTCTGGTACAGGGGGATCGACACCACATGTGTCTGAATGGACAGAGGGACAGGCAGCTCAGGTATGTGAACAGTCAGAGGGGCAATCAACACAGGGTAATGAACAGTCAGAGGGACAGACAACACAGGGATGTGAACAGTCAGAGGGGCAGGCAGCACAGGGATGTGAACAGTCAGAGGGGCAGGCAGCAGAGGCATCCAAACAGACTGCCATTGATAAGTCAAATTTAGACTTGTCAGACCAGTTTGTTGTAGACAAACAAATTAATGAAATAACACAGGCATCTGGTGCATGGGGGTCAACGGTACTTGAGTCTGAACAGCCAGAGGAGCCAGTGACACAGGGTTCTGAACTGTCAGAGGAGCCAGTGTCACAGGGTTCTGAACAGCCAGAGGAGCCAGTGACACAGGGTTCTGAACTGTCAGAGGAGCCAGTGTCACAGGGTTCTGAACTGTCAGAGGAGCCAGTGGTACAGGGTTCTGAACAGTCAGAGGAGCCAGTGACACAGGGTTCTGAACTGTCAGAGGAGCCAGTGACACAGGGTTCTGAACTGTCAGAGGAGCCAGTGGTACAGGGTTCTGAACTGTCAGAGGGACCAACGTCAGAGACGCCAGATGAGTCAGTTGTATTTGAGATTCGACACAGAGCCCCGGGAAGGAAGATAGAGACCAATGAAGTGAAACAAGCCCTAGGAAGATCTATACCTAATGTTGAAGACCAAGGAAATGTAAAAACGCACTTTACAATGATGAGAG GTCTTATTGCACTTCTTGTGGCTACTTTTATCTTCTACATATTGAGAAGACCCGTACAATCTTCAGATTCCAATAACTCAATACTACAGATTTTCCATGATCAGTTTAAAACCCTCAAAGCTGATTTCCCTGGTCAGAGTGAAGATTTGTGGTTGAGAAGTGGAAAAATGTTAGAGAAGCATCTCAATAAGTCCCATCCACCTGAACCTGCTACGTTCATCCTCACGGCAGCCCAAGATGGGGAACAAACTCTACGCTGTTTTAGTAATCATCTAGCAAAGACCTATGCCCTCTCCCGCAATGCACGTTCATTCGAGGTTCATGGACCTTCTATGGCTGAATTGAATGGGATCACCACCAAACTGCAGATAGATAATGATCTTAGTTCAGGATTTGAGTCTAACATTCGGGCAGCAGTCTTTTCCCGCTTAGAAACCCTGCCCCCTAGTTCCTTGCTCATCCTTTACAAATACTGTGATCATGAGCATGCTGCATTCAAGAACGTGGCACTGGTGCTCACAGTACTCTTGGAAGAACAGTCACTCAACACAGACTTGTCGCTCACAGAACTGGAAGAGAAAGTGAAAGATTTCCTATGGGAACGATTCACTACCTCGGACAGCATCAGATCGCACCACAAGATAGATAGTGATAAACTGAGTGGGGTGTGGAGCCGCATTTCTCACCTTGTTCTCCCTGTACTGCCTGTGGAACACATAGAGACTGGCGGCTGTCCTTTGATCTAG